One stretch of Bacteroidota bacterium DNA includes these proteins:
- the bshB1 gene encoding bacillithiol biosynthesis deacetylase BshB1 yields the protein MKLDVLAIGAHPDDIELSCSATVAKLIKQGKKVGILDLTEGELGTRGSRAIRKKEAETATKILGVPTRMNLGFPDGNIEVNQTNIKKIIQIIRFYQPSILLFPHWLERHPDHEHTHRLCREAWFYSGLEKISTNYQGKRQAPFRPKKYFHFMQKYEFPPTFIVDVSDVYETKIKSLMAFESQFYNPKSKERETILSSRLFLESIYARDRHFGSHINVEYGEPFFSIEPLGFNSFFDVLI from the coding sequence ATGAAGCTAGACGTACTCGCAATTGGAGCTCACCCGGATGATATTGAATTATCATGCTCGGCAACTGTTGCAAAATTAATCAAACAGGGAAAAAAGGTTGGAATCCTTGACCTTACAGAAGGAGAACTTGGAACGCGTGGAAGCCGTGCAATCAGAAAGAAAGAAGCTGAGACTGCCACAAAAATTCTCGGTGTTCCTACAAGAATGAATCTTGGATTTCCTGACGGTAACATTGAAGTCAATCAAACAAATATTAAGAAAATAATTCAGATTATACGATTCTATCAGCCAAGTATCCTTCTATTTCCACATTGGCTTGAACGGCATCCAGATCATGAACATACTCACCGATTGTGTAGAGAAGCATGGTTTTACAGTGGTTTGGAAAAGATATCGACGAATTATCAAGGCAAAAGACAGGCGCCATTCCGCCCCAAAAAATATTTTCATTTTATGCAAAAATATGAATTCCCACCGACATTCATTGTAGACGTTTCAGACGTTTATGAAACAAAAATTAAATCGCTTATGGCATTTGAATCACAATTCTATAACCCAAAAAGCAAAGAACGAGAAACAATTCTTTCTTCCAGATTATTTTTAGAATCAATTTATGCTCGGGACAGGCACTTTGGATCGCATATTAATGTTGAATATGGTGAGCCATTTTTTAGTATTGAACCACTTGGTTTTAATTCATTTTTTGACGTGTTGATATAG
- the xseA gene encoding exodeoxyribonuclease VII large subunit has translation MSDKKILTVTELTRQIKGVLELGFTQVWIQGEISNFKLHSSGHLYFTLKDEQAQISAVMWKSRAGQLLFRPQDGMKVMIRGNITLYEPRGSYQIDCQQIQPLGKGELQIAFEQLKQRLLEEGLFDSEHKKPIPAYPQKIGIVTSPTGAAIRDMISVLTRRFPAVEVIFVAVKVQGIGAAEEIAQAVEDLNRQHLVDVMIVGRGGGSLEDLWAFNEEIVARAIFSSKIPVVSAVGHEIDFSICDFVADLRAPTPSAAAELVVKDKSEVVELIRNFCYTINNSVINTVHSHKQTIAHLTQSYSFNKPNDLIRQRSQQIDELHRRLEQNLVHNFQMTKQHSQTLSARINSLNPKSVLKRGYTIIRQENTVIAGLKEAKISKPGTIEFYDGIAEIEIIGKRK, from the coding sequence ATGAGTGATAAGAAAATACTTACGGTAACTGAATTGACTCGCCAGATTAAAGGGGTCTTAGAACTTGGGTTTACACAAGTTTGGATTCAAGGAGAGATCTCGAATTTCAAATTGCACTCATCCGGACATTTATATTTTACCTTAAAAGACGAACAGGCTCAAATCTCGGCAGTCATGTGGAAAAGCAGAGCCGGTCAACTGTTATTTCGCCCGCAAGATGGAATGAAAGTAATGATTCGAGGAAACATCACTCTGTACGAACCTCGCGGCAGCTATCAAATTGATTGTCAACAAATTCAACCTCTCGGCAAAGGTGAATTGCAAATTGCATTTGAGCAATTGAAACAACGACTTCTTGAGGAAGGATTATTCGACAGTGAACATAAGAAACCAATTCCTGCGTATCCCCAAAAGATAGGAATCGTTACATCGCCAACCGGTGCCGCGATTCGAGATATGATCTCTGTTTTAACACGAAGATTTCCCGCAGTCGAAGTAATTTTTGTCGCTGTAAAAGTGCAGGGAATAGGAGCTGCTGAAGAAATAGCTCAAGCTGTGGAAGATCTCAACCGACAACACCTTGTTGATGTCATGATTGTCGGCAGAGGAGGAGGATCATTAGAAGATCTTTGGGCTTTTAATGAAGAAATTGTTGCCAGAGCGATTTTTTCATCAAAAATTCCTGTCGTCAGCGCCGTAGGTCACGAAATAGATTTTAGTATCTGTGATTTTGTTGCTGATTTACGAGCTCCGACACCTTCTGCGGCAGCTGAACTTGTTGTGAAGGACAAGAGTGAGGTCGTTGAACTTATACGCAATTTTTGCTATACTATAAACAATTCAGTAATAAATACAGTGCATTCACATAAACAAACGATCGCACATCTAACGCAAAGTTATTCGTTTAATAAGCCAAATGATTTGATTCGCCAACGAAGCCAGCAGATAGATGAGTTACACCGCAGACTTGAACAAAATCTTGTCCATAATTTTCAAATGACAAAGCAACATTCTCAAACGCTTTCAGCAAGGATCAATTCTCTGAACCCAAAATCTGTGCTGAAACGGGGATACACGATCATTCGACAAGAGAATACAGTCATAGCAGGGTTGAAGGAAGCGAAGATATCAAAGCCCGGCACAATAGAATTCTACGACGGTATTGCTGAAATTGAAATTATAGGAAAGAGAAAGTAA
- a CDS encoding exodeoxyribonuclease VII small subunit, translating to MAKKEVKHSFEQSLARLEKIVLLLEQGDVSLEESLSMFEEGIVLSKECMETLNKAEIRIKQLSKDLNGKLQLTDFEE from the coding sequence ATGGCAAAGAAGGAAGTAAAACATTCTTTTGAACAATCCCTGGCCCGATTGGAAAAAATAGTATTACTGCTAGAGCAGGGAGATGTCTCTCTTGAAGAATCCTTATCGATGTTTGAAGAGGGAATTGTTCTTTCCAAAGAATGTATGGAGACTCTGAACAAAGCTGAAATACGAATCAAACAATTATCAAAAGATCTTAACGGAAAACTACAATTGACGGACTTTGAAGAGTAA
- a CDS encoding Fe-S-containing protein: protein MTCPHCGSQQLSNAIVCLQCGKTLVVVEQSKQQKYIKLVSAGILALVLVLGITYFFNTINRTYHPVIDHQPSVGYGVSAASGKIMSNKMSATMDGNDIIIPSDVVLNYRIVRVNDPEGIQTVPILLYVTPRGKVVTAMSISESCRSNDFYLDGNDIHCANCPSYWNMESLEAYACCQKYYPEPIPSKIVAGQIRIDKNLVQQWRTRL from the coding sequence ATGACGTGCCCTCACTGCGGTTCACAACAACTTAGCAATGCTATTGTCTGTTTACAATGCGGCAAGACATTGGTGGTAGTTGAACAATCAAAACAACAAAAGTATATCAAACTGGTCTCAGCCGGAATACTCGCATTAGTCCTCGTTTTAGGAATTACCTATTTTTTTAATACGATCAATCGGACGTATCATCCGGTGATAGATCATCAACCATCCGTTGGATATGGAGTTTCCGCTGCATCGGGAAAAATCATGAGTAATAAAATGTCAGCAACCATGGATGGTAATGATATTATTATTCCGTCTGATGTGGTTTTGAATTACCGAATTGTTCGAGTGAACGATCCTGAAGGGATACAAACAGTGCCAATTTTGCTCTATGTGACACCTCGCGGAAAAGTTGTCACTGCAATGAGCATTAGCGAATCATGCAGATCAAATGATTTTTATCTTGACGGTAATGATATCCATTGTGCTAATTGTCCATCCTATTGGAATATGGAAAGTCTTGAAGCATATGCCTGTTGTCAAAAATATTATCCCGAACCGATTCCAAGTAAGATTGTTGCAGGACAAATTCGGATCGATAAGAATCTCGTACAGCAATGGAGAACCCGTCTTTAA
- the dxs gene encoding 1-deoxy-D-xylulose-5-phosphate synthase: MESSESKFLPFIDTPDDLRKLDVSSLRTVCSEVREFLVDSVSKTGGHLGAGLGAVELTVALHYVFNTPIDKLVWDTGHQAYPHKILTGRKNRLHTIRQKGGLSGFLRRDESEYDTFGGGHANTAISAALGMATARDFAKKDFKVVAIVGDGSLTGGMAYEALNNAGILKKDMIVVLSDNKMVSLSANNPTLWSLHNYFSEALTHPTYNKFKANVWDLTGKLDTFGDRLRSVAGKLERGVKAVVTPGMMFEAMGFRYFGPFNGHNVVKLVEILEHVKELKGPILLHINTEKGKGYEPAERDAAKLHGVTPFDKETGISPKSSAPAAYTKIFGNALVEICKENPKVVGITAAMPDGTGLDILQQAIPERFFDVGIAEQHAVTFAAGMATEGYIPVVAIYSTFLQRAFDQIIHDVSLQDLHVVFVLDRAGLVGADGPTHHGALDLSYLRCVPNMIIMAPKDENELRDMLYTAVEQRNCPVAIRYPRGNSLGIALKPKFEKLIIGKSETVRTGQDVAILAIGTMVAQSLKAAELLEKDGILAEVVNMRFVKPLDLDLLENISQRFTNIVTVEENSVIGGFGSAVVEALANMNKTHLNIKIHGLSDGYVTHGTPTELLQITKLDASGIASVVKEFHSQHAQQTILPGRKAQ, translated from the coding sequence ATGGAATCATCAGAATCAAAATTTTTACCTTTTATCGATACACCGGACGATCTTCGGAAACTTGACGTCTCTTCCTTACGCACTGTCTGTTCTGAAGTGCGTGAATTTTTGGTGGATTCTGTTTCTAAAACTGGAGGACATCTCGGTGCAGGATTGGGAGCAGTTGAATTAACAGTAGCGCTTCATTATGTCTTCAATACACCCATCGATAAACTAGTTTGGGATACTGGACATCAAGCATATCCTCATAAAATTCTCACTGGTCGAAAAAATAGACTTCATACCATCCGACAAAAAGGAGGTTTAAGCGGATTTTTACGACGTGATGAAAGTGAGTATGATACTTTTGGTGGCGGCCATGCCAATACCGCTATCTCAGCAGCTTTAGGAATGGCTACTGCAAGAGATTTTGCTAAAAAAGATTTTAAGGTCGTTGCAATCGTTGGTGACGGTTCTTTAACAGGAGGTATGGCATATGAAGCACTGAATAATGCCGGCATTCTGAAAAAAGATATGATTGTAGTTCTGAGTGATAATAAAATGGTTTCTCTCTCAGCAAATAACCCTACGCTCTGGTCGCTGCATAATTATTTCTCTGAAGCGTTAACACATCCTACATACAATAAATTTAAAGCGAATGTATGGGATCTTACAGGAAAGTTGGATACGTTCGGTGATCGTTTACGAAGTGTTGCAGGAAAACTTGAGAGAGGTGTTAAAGCAGTCGTTACGCCGGGAATGATGTTCGAAGCAATGGGTTTCCGTTACTTTGGTCCATTTAATGGACATAATGTCGTCAAATTAGTGGAAATCCTTGAGCATGTAAAAGAATTAAAAGGCCCTATTCTGTTGCACATCAATACAGAAAAAGGGAAAGGGTATGAACCGGCTGAAAGAGATGCAGCTAAATTGCATGGTGTTACACCGTTTGATAAAGAAACCGGAATTTCTCCTAAATCTTCAGCACCCGCAGCGTATACAAAAATCTTTGGAAATGCACTTGTGGAGATCTGCAAAGAAAACCCAAAGGTCGTAGGAATTACCGCTGCTATGCCCGATGGAACCGGACTTGATATTTTACAACAAGCAATACCTGAACGTTTCTTTGATGTAGGAATTGCAGAACAGCATGCGGTAACATTTGCGGCAGGTATGGCAACCGAAGGATATATTCCGGTGGTTGCAATTTATTCGACTTTTTTACAACGAGCTTTTGATCAAATCATTCATGACGTTTCACTTCAGGATCTTCATGTTGTTTTCGTTTTAGACCGAGCAGGCCTTGTGGGTGCCGATGGGCCTACTCATCATGGTGCGTTGGATTTATCCTACCTACGGTGTGTTCCAAATATGATCATTATGGCTCCTAAAGATGAAAATGAATTGCGCGACATGTTATATACTGCCGTTGAACAACGAAACTGCCCTGTAGCCATCCGATACCCGCGGGGGAATTCCCTTGGAATTGCATTGAAACCAAAATTTGAAAAATTGATTATTGGAAAATCAGAAACTGTTCGCACAGGACAGGATGTTGCAATCCTTGCGATTGGAACTATGGTAGCTCAATCCTTAAAAGCAGCCGAATTATTGGAAAAAGATGGCATATTGGCTGAAGTTGTTAACATGCGTTTTGTAAAACCGCTTGACCTGGATCTTCTTGAAAATATATCTCAACGGTTCACCAATATTGTCACAGTTGAAGAAAATAGTGTTATTGGAGGATTTGGTTCCGCAGTTGTTGAAGCGTTGGCGAATATGAATAAGACACATCTGAATATCAAAATTCACGGTCTATCAGATGGATATGTAACACATGGGACTCCTACTGAACTGTTACAAATCACCAAACTTGATGCATCTGGTATAGCCTCGGTAGTAAAAGAATTTCATTCACAACACGCACAACAAACAATACTTCCGGGAAGAAAGGCACAATGA
- the ccsA gene encoding cytochrome c biogenesis protein CcsA, with the protein MFGAAIIKIAFASSILSTVFYFIVHKNASEQVKKFARLFYELAVASIVAASVLLLYFILTHQFQYYYVWNYSSTDLPLSLLISTFYAGQEGSFMLWALYTGIIGLVLLRYTAKRGYEAEFMAVFSAIFSFLILMLVVKNPFKPIWEQFSTELLHVGEIPSTTTNFIWVDQARGLWAQIPLEGKGLNALLQNYWMVIHPQILFSGFTSMSIPFAYAVAGMMKKDYVSWIRVATPWTVFGAMMLGTGIILGGYWAYETLGWGGYWGWDPVENSSLVPWLVCVASIHTMLAQRKNGTYIKTNFVLSMFCFLLVLYSTFLTRSGVLGETSVHSFVDPGMWVYWLLLLVIGLFTALGFGLLFKRWKEMPVVPVQHTLVSREFALFLGASSLVFASIFIVIGTSSPIITNILKGKISAVDPSFYITTTLPLGIAIALLAGIGQLLWWQSSRTDALLKQLIAPLSLATIFTIVTFLMGATHVAMIIFIFASAFALFTNTIVGFKIVQGNPKMAGGALAHIGIAIMFLGFVASAKYDSVKTLNLEQGKEVEALGYKIKYVGYQPMERGRFGFNVEVEKDGSKFVVTPVMFKESEEGSLIRNPDIVNMITKDFYVSPLSLEVPEESGDDHSLTLTKGKTETFEGMKIQYLDYSFTQSKEKGNYLVMNIEVTRNGKKDIVHPTMSNKGGQPTFAEATLPNTDISFLIKGMNPSKNDEEASVTLEVKGLHGESVSKAPKAETLVVEASIKPYINLVWIGTFALIGGFLITIVRRVQEVMKK; encoded by the coding sequence ATGTTTGGTGCTGCAATAATCAAAATTGCATTTGCGTCATCGATCCTATCTACGGTATTCTACTTTATTGTTCATAAGAATGCCTCGGAGCAGGTGAAAAAGTTTGCACGGTTATTTTATGAACTTGCCGTTGCAAGTATTGTTGCTGCGTCGGTGCTGCTGTTATACTTTATACTGACTCATCAATTCCAGTACTATTATGTTTGGAATTATAGTTCCACAGATCTCCCTCTTTCATTATTAATCTCAACGTTTTATGCCGGCCAGGAAGGAAGCTTTATGTTATGGGCTTTGTATACCGGCATTATTGGATTGGTATTACTTCGCTATACAGCGAAGAGAGGATATGAAGCGGAATTCATGGCTGTGTTTTCTGCGATCTTTTCGTTTTTAATTTTGATGCTTGTCGTAAAGAATCCCTTCAAACCAATATGGGAACAGTTCTCCACAGAACTTCTTCATGTTGGTGAAATTCCAAGTACAACAACGAACTTTATTTGGGTAGACCAAGCACGAGGACTGTGGGCTCAAATACCATTGGAAGGGAAGGGGTTGAATGCATTACTGCAGAATTACTGGATGGTCATTCATCCGCAGATACTATTTAGCGGTTTCACTTCTATGTCAATTCCATTTGCGTATGCAGTAGCCGGTATGATGAAGAAAGATTATGTCAGTTGGATTCGTGTTGCAACACCTTGGACTGTTTTTGGCGCAATGATGCTTGGTACCGGAATTATTCTCGGCGGATATTGGGCATACGAAACACTTGGATGGGGTGGATACTGGGGATGGGATCCGGTAGAAAATTCTTCATTGGTTCCTTGGTTAGTATGTGTTGCATCCATTCATACGATGCTTGCTCAACGAAAAAATGGGACATACATTAAGACCAATTTTGTATTGAGTATGTTTTGTTTTCTGCTGGTGCTCTATTCAACATTCCTCACAAGAAGCGGTGTTCTTGGTGAAACATCAGTTCATTCATTTGTTGACCCCGGCATGTGGGTGTATTGGCTGTTATTGCTTGTGATAGGATTATTTACTGCACTCGGATTTGGATTACTCTTCAAACGATGGAAAGAAATGCCTGTCGTACCTGTGCAACACACACTTGTGTCACGTGAATTTGCATTATTTCTTGGCGCATCATCTCTCGTATTTGCCTCTATTTTTATTGTTATAGGAACCTCATCTCCGATTATTACGAATATTCTTAAAGGAAAAATTTCTGCGGTCGATCCTTCGTTTTATATTACAACGACGCTTCCGTTAGGTATTGCTATAGCCTTGCTTGCTGGCATCGGTCAATTATTATGGTGGCAGAGTTCAAGAACGGATGCTTTGTTAAAACAACTCATAGCACCGTTATCTCTGGCAACGATATTTACAATTGTTACTTTTTTGATGGGTGCAACGCATGTTGCTATGATTATCTTTATTTTTGCTTCGGCATTTGCATTATTCACTAACACGATCGTCGGTTTTAAGATTGTGCAAGGAAATCCCAAAATGGCGGGAGGTGCGCTGGCACATATAGGTATAGCGATTATGTTCCTGGGATTTGTAGCATCAGCAAAATATGATAGCGTTAAAACATTAAATTTAGAACAAGGGAAAGAAGTGGAAGCGCTTGGATATAAAATAAAATATGTCGGTTATCAGCCGATGGAGCGTGGTCGTTTTGGATTTAATGTTGAAGTCGAAAAAGATGGAAGTAAATTTGTCGTTACACCCGTTATGTTTAAAGAAAGTGAAGAAGGATCTCTCATTCGAAATCCTGATATCGTCAATATGATTACAAAAGATTTTTATGTCTCTCCGCTATCTTTGGAAGTTCCGGAAGAGTCAGGGGATGATCATTCGCTGACATTGACCAAAGGAAAAACTGAAACTTTTGAAGGGATGAAAATACAATATTTAGACTATTCATTCACCCAATCGAAAGAAAAAGGGAATTATTTAGTGATGAATATTGAAGTGACAAGGAATGGGAAAAAGGACATTGTTCACCCAACGATGTCCAATAAAGGGGGACAGCCGACATTTGCTGAAGCCACCCTCCCCAATACCGATATATCCTTTCTCATTAAAGGAATGAATCCAAGTAAAAATGATGAAGAAGCGAGTGTAACATTAGAGGTAAAGGGATTGCACGGAGAATCAGTATCGAAAGCACCTAAAGCCGAAACACTTGTTGTTGAAGCCAGTATTAAACCGTATATCAATTTAGTCTGGATTGGAACGTTTGCATTGATCGGAGGATTTCTTATTACCATCGTGCGACGAGTACAAGAAGTAATGAAGAAGTAA